In Nocardioides marinus, one DNA window encodes the following:
- a CDS encoding ATP-binding protein yields MSLFESGDSTGEMSLASLLDGESQKGLGTHLTFEDLLRRIVAGGWPELLGADEDFARDWLADYLRHVVEVDIAEMGHRRNPGNLRRLLESLAHGVGQPVKLNDLAKDVGGEGRPIAYETLTGYLGALTRLWLTDDSAAWRPHMRSRARLRTAPVRYFVDPSIGPAALNIGSAELKADPQALGLHFEALAIRDLRIYAQLHRGRVDSWRDENGNEVDAVLTARDNKWAAFEIKLNPRDVDAGAASLLKFASNVDTDRHHEPACLGVITSTGAGGRRPDGVHVIPIGCFGP; encoded by the coding sequence ATGAGTCTGTTCGAGTCCGGCGACTCGACCGGGGAGATGTCGCTGGCCAGTCTGTTGGACGGTGAGTCACAGAAGGGTCTGGGCACGCACCTGACCTTCGAGGACCTGTTGCGCCGCATCGTCGCCGGCGGCTGGCCGGAGCTGCTCGGGGCCGATGAGGACTTCGCTCGCGACTGGCTTGCGGACTACCTGCGCCACGTCGTGGAGGTGGACATCGCGGAGATGGGCCATCGCCGCAACCCCGGCAACCTGCGCCGCCTGCTCGAATCCCTCGCCCACGGCGTGGGGCAGCCGGTCAAGCTGAACGATCTGGCCAAGGACGTGGGCGGCGAGGGAAGGCCGATCGCCTACGAGACGCTCACCGGCTACCTCGGTGCACTCACCCGCCTCTGGCTCACCGACGACTCCGCGGCCTGGCGGCCCCACATGCGCTCGCGAGCTCGTCTGCGCACCGCGCCGGTGCGGTACTTCGTGGATCCCTCGATCGGGCCGGCCGCACTGAACATCGGCAGCGCCGAGCTCAAGGCGGACCCGCAGGCGCTGGGTCTCCACTTCGAGGCCCTCGCCATCCGTGACCTCCGCATCTACGCACAGCTCCATCGCGGTCGTGTCGACTCCTGGCGAGACGAGAACGGCAACGAGGTCGACGCCGTGCTGACCGCTCGCGACAACAAGTGGGCAGCCTTCGAGATCAAGCTCAACCCACGCGACGTGGACGCGGGAGCCGCATCCCTGCTCAAGTTCGCCAGCAACGTCGACACCGACCGGCACCACGAACCCGCCTGCCTCGGAGTCATCACCTCCACAGGTGCCGGCGGCCGCCGACCCGACGGTGTCCACGTGATCCCCATCGGATGCTTCGGCCCCTGA
- a CDS encoding alpha/beta hydrolase encodes MNHVLEPAAQAFADATAQPPFLYEIGPEAARAVLDDVQAQPIDLPEVHEAWTTVPAEVGDVRVRIVTPPAATTPLPAVLYVHGGGWVLGNAGTHDRLVRELALGAEVAVVFVEYDRSPEARYPVAVEQAYAAARWITTDGASFGIDPTRIAVAGDSVGGNMAAVLTLLAKERGDVTFRHQSLYYPVTDAGQDTDSYREFADGPFLTAKAMAWFWDSYLPEADARDDITVSPLRATLEQLAGLPEALVITDEQDVLRDEGEAYARKLLAAGVPTTSIRYNGILHDFVMLNPLRDTAAATAAIGQAIGSLRAALHSAV; translated from the coding sequence ATGAACCACGTGCTCGAGCCGGCCGCCCAGGCCTTCGCCGACGCCACCGCCCAGCCCCCGTTCCTCTACGAGATCGGTCCCGAGGCCGCCCGCGCCGTCCTCGACGACGTCCAGGCCCAGCCCATCGACCTGCCCGAGGTACACGAGGCGTGGACCACCGTCCCGGCCGAGGTCGGTGACGTCCGGGTCCGGATCGTCACCCCGCCGGCGGCCACCACCCCGCTGCCGGCGGTCCTCTACGTCCACGGCGGCGGCTGGGTGCTCGGCAACGCCGGCACCCACGACCGCCTCGTCCGCGAGCTCGCCCTCGGCGCCGAGGTCGCGGTCGTCTTCGTGGAGTACGACCGCTCCCCCGAGGCGCGCTACCCCGTCGCCGTCGAGCAGGCGTACGCCGCTGCCCGCTGGATCACCACCGACGGCGCCTCCTTCGGCATCGACCCCACCCGCATCGCCGTGGCCGGCGACTCCGTCGGCGGCAACATGGCCGCCGTCCTGACCCTGCTGGCCAAGGAGCGCGGGGACGTCACGTTCCGCCACCAGTCGCTCTACTACCCCGTCACCGACGCCGGGCAGGACACCGACAGCTATCGCGAGTTCGCCGACGGCCCGTTCCTCACCGCCAAGGCGATGGCGTGGTTCTGGGACTCCTACCTGCCTGAGGCCGACGCGCGGGACGACATCACCGTCTCCCCGCTGCGCGCCACGCTCGAGCAGCTCGCGGGGCTCCCCGAGGCGCTGGTGATCACCGACGAGCAGGACGTGCTGCGCGACGAGGGCGAGGCCTACGCCCGTAAGCTGCTCGCCGCCGGCGTGCCCACCACGAGCATCCGCTACAACGGCATCCTGCACGACTTCGTGATGCTCAACCCGCTACGCGACACCGCCGCCGCCACCGCCGCCATCGGCCAGGCGATCGGCTCCCTGCGGGCGGCCCTGCACTCCGCGGTCTGA